The window GTCAACCCCGTCGTTCGCGTGATGCCACGGGCGCGCCCGATTTGCTCGAGCGCCCGGCGCAGCTCTGGCTGGAAGAGAATTGGAATCGCGACCAGGAGGGCTGGGATCGCGTTGCGGAGCATCCAGCCGAGGACAGTGAGTCCGAACACGTTGCTCACGGCGGTGCCGACGAGGAAGACGAGCGCGATCCCGCGGAGCATGGCGACGGCGGTCGTGCCCTCAATAAGGGTCAGGATCCAGTACACGATAGCCGCGACGACGACGATGTCGATTGCCGCTCGGAAGTCGAACGCGAGCGCGACCGATCGAATGAATTCGATGGCGTCGCTCATCGAAGCGCCTGGTCTCCGACGAGCAAGTGGACGAGCAGCGCCTTTTGCGCGTGCAAACGGTTCTCCGCTTGATCAAAGACGATCGAGTGCGGACCTTCGATCACTTCGTCGGTAATCTCTTCACCGCGGTGGGCAGGCAAACAGTGCATGACGACGGCATGATCCGGCGCCGCGTTGACCAGCTCGGCGTTGACGCGAAACGGTGGAAAGACAGCGGCTCGCGCTTCGCGCTGCGCTTCCTCCCCCATGCTAAACCACGCGTCGGTATAAATCACGTCTGCCACGCGAACGGCTTCGACCGGGTCGTGTGTGACGGAGACGTCGCCACCCCGCGCTTTCGCGTCGGCAATGGCGGCTCCGTCCGGCTCGTAACCGGACGGGCCAGCAAAACGAAAGTGGAACCCCGCCAGGGGCGCTGCCTCGATCAAGGAGCGGGCCACGTTGTTCCCATCGCCGACAAAG is drawn from Chloroflexota bacterium and contains these coding sequences:
- the argF gene encoding ornithine carbamoyltransferase; this translates as MRAKDFLSIDQLTADELDGLIALSLDLKRRPSIGSELLLHRTVALLFQKPSLRTRVSFEIAALELGGRSLYLSPAEVGLGQREAVADVARVLSRYVHALVARTFLHEDVEQLAAAASIPVVNGLSDRSHPCQILADLVTMHERFGSLRGLNVTFVGDGNNVARSLIEAAPLAGFHFRFAGPSGYEPDGAAIADAKARGGDVSVTHDPVEAVRVADVIYTDAWFSMGEEAQREARAAVFPPFRVNAELVNAAPDHAVVMHCLPAHRGEEITDEVIEGPHSIVFDQAENRLHAQKALLVHLLVGDQALR